One segment of Melospiza melodia melodia isolate bMelMel2 unplaced genomic scaffold, bMelMel2.pri scaffold_34, whole genome shotgun sequence DNA contains the following:
- the LOC134434255 gene encoding olfactory receptor 14J1-like, whose amino-acid sequence LHYGTLLGSRACAHMAAAAWASAFLTALLNTANTFSLPLCHGNALGQFFCEIPQILKLSCSKSYLREIGFIVVGASLGFGCFLFLVFSYVQIFRAVLRIPSEQGRHKAFSTCLPHLAVVSLFVTTGTFSYLKPPSISSPSLDLALSVLYSVVPPMAPCAYTTPNAYLESV is encoded by the coding sequence ctgcactacgggaccctcctgggcagcagagcttgtgcccacatggcagcagctgcctgggccagtgcctttctcactgctctgctgaacacagccaatacattttccctgcccctgtgtcacggcaatgccctgggccagttcttctgtgaaatcccacagatcctcaagctctcctgctccaaatcctacctcagggaaattGGCTtcattgtggttggtgcatctttaggttttggttgttttttgttcttggttttctcctatgtgcagatcttcagggctgtgctgaggatcccctctgagcaggggcggcacaaagccttttccacctgcctccctcacctggccgtggtgtcCCTGTTTGTCACCACTGGCACATTTTcctacctgaagcctccctctatttcttccccatccctggatctggccctgtcagttctgtactcggtggtgcctcca